A genomic region of Cannabis sativa cultivar Pink pepper isolate KNU-18-1 chromosome 1, ASM2916894v1, whole genome shotgun sequence contains the following coding sequences:
- the LOC133038957 gene encoding serpin-ZXA-like → MNSHNVYHDYASLDDFKVLKLRYERIALGNNGNQTQFSMYSLLPHDTYGLQDMVKKFNSDPKLLAPKSLNNHLRKVELSRVSIPKMKFSYGVDAKELLEDQGLTLPFSVNDADFSNMVNVNPVTNVYVNIMVHKSCIEVNEEGTEAAAATFVGFLCGGWTPNYKPPPLPTFVADHPFMFMFVEEFSNLIVFTGAILDPRK, encoded by the coding sequence ATGAATAGTCATAATGTTTATCATGACTATGCATCCCTTGATGATTTCAAGGTTCTCAAACTCCGATATGAAAGAATAGCATTAGGTAATAATGGAAATCAAACACAATTCTCTATGTACTCGCTTCTTCCTCATGATACGTACGGGTTACAAGATATGGTGAAAAAGTTCAATTCAGATCCGAAACTGTTGGCGCCCAAGAGTCTTAATAATCATCTAAGGAAGGTGGAACTTTCTCGTGTGTCAATTCCCAAGATGAAATTCTCTTATGGTGTTGATGCTAAGGAGTTACTTGAGGATCAAGGGTTAACTTTGCCTTTCAGTGTGAATGATGCAGATTTCTCAAACATGGTTAATGTCAATCCTGTTACTAATGTTTATGTTAACATTATGGTTCACAAGTCTTGTATCGAAGTGAATGAAGAAGGGACAGAGGCTGCTGCTGCCACCTTTGTTGGTTTTTTATGCGGCGGCTGGACTCCAAATTATAAGCCTCCTCCACTCCCTACCTTTGTTGCTGACCATCCATTTATGTTTATGTTTGTCGAAGAGTTTTCCAACCTTATTGTTTTTACCGGAGCTATTCTTGATCCACGAAAGTAA